The following are from one region of the Streptomyces tuirus genome:
- a CDS encoding esterase/lipase family protein: protein MLPWKRVLRPLSALVLTAAALTVPATTAQAAGAPSSGWNDYSCKPSAAHPRPVVLVHGTLGNSVDNWLGLAPYLKVRGYCVFSLDYGQLEGVPFFHGLGPAEKSAGQLKDFVDKVLAATGAAETDVVGHSQGGMMPRYYLKFLGGAAKVNALVGIAPSNHGTDLNGFTKLLPYFPGAADLLSKNTPALADQVTGSAFLTKLNAGGDTVPGVRYTVIATKYDEVVTPWRSQYLNGPDVRNVLLQDLCAVDLSEHLAVALLDRVVFHEVANALDPGRATPTTCLSAFE, encoded by the coding sequence ATGCTGCCCTGGAAGCGAGTGCTCAGACCCCTGTCCGCGCTGGTGCTGACCGCCGCCGCCCTCACCGTCCCCGCCACCACCGCCCAGGCCGCCGGCGCCCCGAGCTCCGGCTGGAACGACTACTCCTGCAAGCCGTCCGCCGCCCACCCCCGCCCCGTCGTCCTCGTCCACGGCACCCTCGGGAACTCCGTCGACAACTGGCTGGGCCTCGCCCCCTACCTGAAGGTCCGCGGCTACTGCGTCTTCTCCCTCGACTACGGCCAGTTGGAGGGCGTCCCCTTCTTCCACGGCCTCGGACCCGCCGAGAAGTCCGCCGGACAGCTCAAGGACTTCGTCGACAAGGTGCTCGCCGCGACCGGAGCCGCCGAGACCGACGTCGTCGGGCACTCGCAGGGCGGCATGATGCCCCGCTACTACCTGAAGTTCCTCGGCGGAGCCGCCAAGGTGAACGCCCTGGTCGGCATCGCGCCCAGCAACCACGGCACCGACCTCAACGGATTCACCAAGCTGCTGCCCTACTTCCCGGGCGCGGCCGACCTGCTGTCGAAGAACACCCCCGCCCTCGCCGACCAGGTCACCGGCTCCGCCTTCCTCACCAAGCTCAACGCGGGCGGCGACACCGTGCCCGGCGTGCGGTACACCGTCATCGCCACCAAGTACGACGAGGTCGTCACCCCGTGGCGCAGCCAGTACCTGAACGGGCCGGACGTGCGCAACGTCCTGCTCCAGGACCTGTGCGCCGTCGACCTGTCCGAGCACCTGGCCGTCGCGCTGCTGGACCGGGTCGTCTTCCACGAGGTGGCCAACGCCCTCGATCCGGGTCGGGCCACGCCCACCACCTGTCTGTCGGCCTTCGAATGA
- a CDS encoding polysaccharide deacetylase family protein codes for MSDTRVPILMYHAVATDPNEATRALSVTPEAFAEQMAVLADRGRTPLTTAGLAACWRSGRALPERPVLITFDDGYEGVHRHALPALAKHGFPATLFVSTGWLRGPYDTGGGLDTMLDWDQVRELAAAGVEIGGHSHSHPQLDQVSDATLRFELIHCKEIVSDQLGSVPASFAYPYGYSSRRVRQAVRETGYAQALAVGNGLARRTQGPYALRRVTVRRSTDIGEFERVVEGRAIARTFAGDRALTKGYAVVRGVRRARRLISRSAG; via the coding sequence GTGAGTGACACCCGCGTCCCGATCCTCATGTACCACGCGGTGGCGACCGACCCGAACGAGGCGACCCGCGCCCTGTCGGTGACCCCGGAGGCGTTCGCCGAGCAGATGGCGGTGCTCGCCGACCGGGGCCGCACGCCGCTCACCACGGCCGGACTCGCGGCGTGCTGGCGCTCCGGCCGCGCGCTGCCCGAGCGGCCCGTCCTCATCACCTTCGACGACGGCTACGAGGGCGTGCACCGGCACGCCCTCCCCGCGCTCGCCAAGCACGGCTTCCCGGCCACCCTGTTCGTCTCGACCGGGTGGCTCCGGGGGCCGTACGACACCGGGGGCGGCCTGGACACCATGCTGGACTGGGACCAGGTCCGCGAACTCGCGGCGGCGGGCGTCGAGATCGGCGGGCACAGCCACAGCCACCCGCAGCTCGACCAGGTCTCCGACGCCACCCTGCGGTTCGAGCTGATCCACTGCAAGGAGATCGTCTCGGACCAACTGGGCAGCGTCCCCGCCTCGTTCGCCTACCCCTACGGCTACTCCAGCCGCCGGGTCCGGCAGGCGGTGCGCGAGACGGGCTACGCCCAGGCCCTCGCCGTGGGCAACGGCCTCGCGCGGCGTACGCAGGGGCCGTACGCGCTGCGGCGGGTGACGGTGCGCCGCAGCACGGACATCGGGGAGTTCGAACGGGTCGTGGAGGGCCGTGCCATCGCCCGTACGTTCGCCGGGGACCGTGCCCTGACCAAGGGGTACGCCGTCGTCCGCGGGGTTCGGCGGGCTCGCCGGCTGATCTCGCGCTCCGCGGGCTGA
- a CDS encoding glycosyltransferase family 2 protein, protein MSSVLQPAATDPHPPTAGKYRPVSSHLAIAPPVSVVIPAMNEAENLPYVFKTLPDWIHEVVLVDGNSTDDTVEVARELWPEVKVVEQRGKGKGDALITGFQACTGDIIVMIDADGSADGGEILSYVSALVSGADFAKGSRFANGGGTDDMTFIRKMGNWALCTAVNRKFGARYTDLCYGYNAFWRHCLDKIDLDCTGFEVETLMNIRVVKAGLKVQEIPSYEYLRIHGVSNLRAVRDGLRVLRVILQERSNRRALRRRSPQSPMPAAMRGEVS, encoded by the coding sequence ATGAGCTCAGTTCTGCAGCCGGCCGCGACGGACCCGCATCCGCCGACCGCCGGAAAGTACCGGCCCGTCTCCTCGCACCTGGCGATAGCCCCGCCGGTGAGCGTGGTCATCCCGGCGATGAACGAGGCGGAGAACCTTCCGTACGTCTTCAAGACCCTGCCCGACTGGATACACGAAGTGGTCCTGGTCGACGGCAACTCCACCGACGACACCGTCGAGGTGGCCCGTGAGCTGTGGCCCGAGGTGAAGGTCGTCGAGCAGCGCGGCAAGGGCAAGGGCGACGCCCTGATCACCGGGTTCCAGGCCTGCACCGGCGACATCATCGTGATGATCGACGCGGACGGCTCGGCGGACGGCGGCGAGATCCTCAGTTACGTCTCCGCCCTGGTCTCCGGCGCGGACTTCGCCAAGGGCTCCCGCTTCGCCAACGGCGGCGGCACCGACGACATGACCTTCATCCGCAAGATGGGCAACTGGGCGCTGTGCACGGCCGTCAACCGCAAGTTCGGCGCCCGCTACACCGACCTCTGCTACGGCTACAACGCGTTCTGGCGGCACTGCCTCGACAAGATCGACCTCGACTGCACCGGCTTCGAGGTCGAGACCCTGATGAACATCCGCGTCGTCAAAGCCGGGCTGAAGGTGCAGGAGATCCCGAGCTACGAGTATCTGCGCATCCACGGCGTCAGCAATCTGCGGGCCGTGCGGGACGGCCTGCGCGTGCTCCGGGTGATCCTTCAGGAGCGCTCCAACCGCCGTGCGCTGCGCCGCCGTTCGCCCCAGTCGCCGATGCCGGCCGCGATGCGGGGAGAGGTGTCTTGA
- a CDS encoding DUF402 domain-containing protein, with translation MSANSADLPARLEVVLVKAGRTKIRYSGELLADDGTRVAVRAPWAGSGVRDFGFVRFEPGDVFTEYYWRDRWYAVKEVRSAAGQLKGWYCDVTRPARRSGPELVVEDLDLDLWRSADGTDVRRLDEDEFAESGLGASDPEAARAALAALDELQSLARGGGFTALLA, from the coding sequence ATGTCCGCGAACTCGGCTGACCTGCCCGCGCGGCTGGAGGTCGTGCTCGTCAAGGCGGGGCGTACGAAGATCCGTTACAGCGGTGAGCTGCTGGCGGACGACGGGACGCGGGTGGCGGTCCGCGCGCCCTGGGCGGGCTCCGGCGTCCGCGACTTCGGGTTCGTGCGCTTCGAGCCCGGGGACGTCTTCACGGAGTACTACTGGCGCGACCGCTGGTACGCGGTGAAGGAGGTCCGCTCCGCCGCCGGCCAGCTGAAGGGCTGGTACTGCGACGTCACCCGTCCCGCGCGGCGCTCCGGTCCGGAGCTGGTCGTCGAGGATCTCGACCTGGACCTGTGGCGCTCCGCGGACGGCACGGACGTACGGCGCCTGGACGAGGACGAGTTCGCCGAGAGCGGCCTCGGCGCGTCGGATCCGGAGGCCGCGCGGGCCGCCCTGGCCGCGCTCGACGAGCTGCAGTCACTGGCCCGCGGCGGCGGGTTCACCGCGCTCCTCGCCTGA
- a CDS encoding DUF72 domain-containing protein — protein sequence MTLFVGTSGWQYKDWRDVLYPPGLPMRLWLEEYTRHFATVEINNAFYRLPARETFEDWRARVPGDFVVAVKASRYLTHIKRLKDPQEPVHRLMSHAAGLGDRLGPVLLQLPPTLRADPGLLDACLACFPASTRVAVEPRHDSWWTPEVRRVLESRRAALCWADILARPATPLWRTSDWGYVRFHQGRAQPWPRYGRRSLATWLDRIATTWSAGEDVYAYFNNDPGGAAVEDAMAFARLGRSAGLDITRTPERLARTG from the coding sequence ATGACCCTGTTCGTCGGCACGTCCGGGTGGCAGTACAAGGACTGGCGGGACGTCCTCTATCCGCCCGGGCTGCCGATGCGGCTGTGGCTGGAGGAGTACACGCGGCACTTCGCCACGGTCGAGATCAACAACGCCTTCTACCGGCTGCCGGCGCGCGAGACGTTCGAGGACTGGCGGGCGCGGGTGCCCGGGGACTTCGTCGTCGCGGTCAAGGCCAGCCGCTATCTGACCCACATCAAGCGGCTCAAGGACCCCCAGGAGCCGGTGCACCGCCTGATGAGCCACGCGGCGGGCCTCGGCGACCGGCTCGGCCCGGTCCTGCTCCAGCTGCCGCCCACCCTGCGCGCCGACCCGGGCCTGCTGGACGCGTGCCTGGCCTGCTTCCCGGCCTCGACGCGGGTCGCGGTCGAGCCGCGCCACGACTCCTGGTGGACACCGGAGGTCCGCCGCGTCCTGGAGTCCCGGCGCGCCGCCCTGTGCTGGGCCGACATCCTGGCCCGCCCCGCGACCCCCCTGTGGCGCACCAGTGACTGGGGCTACGTCCGCTTCCACCAGGGCCGCGCCCAGCCCTGGCCCCGCTACGGCCGCCGCTCCCTGGCCACCTGGCTCGACCGCATCGCCACGACGTGGTCCGCCGGCGAGGACGTCTACGCGTACTTCAACAACGACCCGGGCGGCGCGGCGGTGGAGGACGCGATGGCATTCGCACGGCTGGGGAGATCCGCGGGGCTGGACATCACACGGACACCCGAGCGCCTGGCGCGGACCGGCTGA
- a CDS encoding DUF5925 domain-containing protein, translated as MSGNPHEALPIRLNVDDSDSPSDVVDALFLGRFATGEQPYSHAVNIDRVRSGATLMPPGARVLRVARDDDRSATLAEGDGWTLLVSRWNRGADVTVTATAEELAKKILDQATDGAADEPEPQPENVTMGFWYVSPRRGPHRTTRQIAAGTWDEVRPNYTAPVADAMDRLMKTTPEDIAGRLLLLHGPPGTGKTSALRTLARSWRDWCQVDCVLDPERLFSDVGYLMDIAIGEEDATGKGRWRLLLLEDCDELIRGEAKHTAGQALSRLLNLTDGLLGQGRNVLVGVTTNEDLERLHPAVVRPGRCLARIEVGPLTRSEAVNWLGQEDGVGREGATLAELYALRRGTSPTSLPEPRGGVDAGLYL; from the coding sequence ATGTCTGGAAACCCGCACGAGGCGCTGCCGATCCGGCTCAACGTCGACGACTCCGACTCCCCGTCCGACGTCGTCGACGCGCTTTTCCTCGGCCGCTTCGCGACGGGCGAGCAGCCGTACTCCCACGCGGTGAACATCGACCGCGTGCGCTCCGGTGCGACGCTGATGCCGCCCGGCGCCCGGGTGCTGCGCGTCGCCCGGGACGACGACCGCAGCGCGACACTCGCCGAGGGCGACGGCTGGACGCTGCTGGTCTCCCGCTGGAACCGGGGCGCCGACGTCACGGTGACGGCGACCGCCGAGGAACTCGCGAAGAAGATCCTCGACCAGGCCACGGACGGCGCGGCGGACGAGCCCGAACCGCAGCCGGAGAACGTCACGATGGGCTTCTGGTACGTCTCCCCGCGCCGCGGCCCGCACCGCACCACCCGCCAGATCGCGGCGGGCACCTGGGACGAGGTCCGGCCCAACTACACCGCGCCGGTGGCGGACGCCATGGACCGTCTGATGAAGACGACCCCCGAGGACATCGCGGGCCGGCTCCTGCTGCTGCACGGCCCGCCGGGCACCGGCAAGACCTCGGCGCTGCGGACTCTGGCCCGGTCCTGGCGCGACTGGTGCCAGGTGGACTGCGTCCTGGACCCCGAGCGGCTCTTCTCCGACGTCGGCTACCTGATGGACATCGCCATCGGCGAGGAGGACGCGACGGGCAAGGGCCGCTGGCGGCTGCTGCTCCTGGAGGACTGCGACGAACTGATCCGCGGCGAGGCCAAGCACACGGCGGGCCAGGCGCTGTCGAGGCTGCTGAACCTGACGGACGGCCTGCTCGGCCAGGGCCGCAACGTCCTGGTGGGGGTCACGACCAACGAGGACCTGGAGCGCCTGCACCCGGCCGTGGTCCGCCCGGGCCGCTGCCTCGCCCGGATCGAGGTCGGTCCGCTGACCCGCTCCGAGGCGGTGAACTGGCTGGGCCAGGAGGACGGCGTCGGCCGCGAGGGTGCGACGCTGGCGGAGCTGTACGCGCTGCGCCGGGGCACGTCCCCGACGTCCCTGCCGGAGCCGCGCGGGGGCGTCGACGCGGGCCTGTATCTGTAG
- a CDS encoding class I SAM-dependent methyltransferase, with the protein MTNVDWDAEAASFDEEPDHGLRDPEVRRAWAGRLSGWLPGRAGDVLDLGCGTGSLSLLASEQGHRVTGVDLSPAMVALARQKLAGRDAVFLVGDAASPPVGEQRFDTVLVRHVLWALPDPGRALRHWRGLLRPGGRLVLVEGVWGGVEPVGIPAERLTAQLAPIAGQLRVERLSDDPRLWGGPVTDERYAVVAEISPSGEERGEPAAAGQ; encoded by the coding sequence ATGACGAACGTGGACTGGGACGCCGAGGCCGCCTCCTTCGACGAGGAGCCGGACCACGGCCTGCGTGACCCCGAGGTGCGCCGCGCCTGGGCCGGACGGCTGAGCGGCTGGCTGCCCGGGCGGGCGGGGGACGTCCTCGACCTCGGCTGCGGCACCGGCAGCCTGTCACTCCTCGCCTCCGAGCAGGGCCACCGGGTGACGGGCGTGGACCTCTCCCCGGCCATGGTGGCGCTCGCCCGCCAGAAGCTCGCCGGGCGCGACGCGGTGTTCCTCGTGGGGGACGCCGCGTCACCGCCGGTCGGGGAGCAGCGCTTCGACACCGTGCTCGTCCGGCACGTCCTGTGGGCCCTGCCCGATCCCGGCCGCGCCCTGCGGCACTGGCGCGGGCTGCTGCGGCCGGGCGGGCGGCTCGTGCTGGTCGAGGGCGTGTGGGGCGGCGTCGAGCCGGTCGGCATACCCGCCGAGCGGCTCACCGCACAGCTCGCCCCGATCGCCGGGCAGCTGCGTGTGGAGCGGCTCTCGGACGACCCGCGGCTGTGGGGCGGACCGGTGACGGACGAGCGGTACGCGGTGGTCGCCGAGATCAGCCCGTCAGGCGAGGAGCGCGGTGAACCCGCCGCCGCGGGCCAGTGA
- a CDS encoding GNAT family N-acetyltransferase, translated as MTVIVRDLRPDVRADAEGFSTTRRLALPYMLSTPEAVVHTLTHAHPDAHFGQLVAEEDGEIIGTAQVHVAHDSPEPGQGSANIYVRPGHRNRGAGSLLLRTAEERLGRLDVSKLFTWVLDEPDNRAFAERHGFRASRSAWFLRLDLATGTLPPLADVPSGVELRTAADFADDPRPMFELDAATSSDEPSDIDVEFTDYEAWLEEHWKHPLLNRDLTTVAVVDGRPAAFSVAYTDGGSRYATAMTGTAREFRGRGLAKLAKNDSLHRARAAGCTEAFTGNDTGNEPMIAINKWFGYEICAKEVRYVRELG; from the coding sequence ATGACCGTGATCGTGCGCGACCTGCGCCCCGATGTCCGGGCCGATGCCGAGGGGTTCTCCACCACCCGCCGCCTCGCCCTGCCGTACATGCTCTCCACGCCCGAGGCCGTGGTGCACACCCTGACGCACGCTCACCCGGACGCCCACTTCGGGCAGCTCGTCGCCGAGGAGGACGGCGAGATCATCGGCACGGCCCAGGTGCATGTCGCCCACGACAGCCCGGAACCGGGTCAGGGCTCCGCCAACATCTATGTGCGGCCCGGCCACCGCAACCGCGGCGCCGGTTCGCTCCTGCTGCGCACCGCCGAGGAGCGTCTGGGGCGCCTGGACGTCAGCAAGCTGTTCACCTGGGTGCTGGACGAGCCGGACAACCGCGCCTTCGCCGAGCGGCACGGCTTCCGGGCCAGCCGTTCCGCCTGGTTCCTGCGCCTGGACCTGGCGACGGGCACGCTGCCGCCCCTAGCCGATGTCCCCTCCGGCGTCGAGCTGCGCACGGCCGCCGACTTCGCGGACGACCCGCGCCCGATGTTCGAACTGGACGCGGCGACGTCGTCGGACGAACCGAGCGACATCGACGTCGAGTTCACCGACTACGAGGCCTGGCTAGAGGAGCACTGGAAGCACCCGCTGCTGAACCGCGACCTGACCACGGTCGCCGTGGTCGACGGCCGCCCCGCCGCGTTCAGCGTGGCGTACACCGACGGCGGCTCCCGCTACGCCACCGCCATGACCGGCACCGCCCGGGAGTTCCGCGGCCGGGGCCTGGCGAAGCTCGCCAAGAACGACTCCCTGCACCGCGCCCGCGCGGCGGGATGCACGGAGGCGTTCACCGGCAACGACACCGGCAACGAGCCGATGATCGCCATCAACAAGTGGTTCGGCTACGAGATCTGCGCGAAGGAGGTGCGCTATGTCCGCGAACTCGGCTGA
- a CDS encoding GntR family transcriptional regulator, whose product MTLKIDIDDSAPPYEQVRARISEQARSGALPVGYRLPTVRGLAESLGLAANTVAKAYRALEADGVIETRGRNGTFVAAAGSAADRELASAAQAYVERARRLGLTEADALAAVRDALRAAYGE is encoded by the coding sequence GTGACCTTGAAGATCGACATCGACGACAGCGCCCCGCCCTACGAGCAGGTGCGGGCGCGGATCTCCGAGCAGGCACGGTCGGGCGCGCTGCCGGTGGGCTACCGCCTGCCGACCGTGCGGGGGCTGGCCGAGTCGCTGGGCCTCGCCGCGAACACGGTCGCCAAGGCGTACCGGGCGCTGGAGGCGGACGGGGTGATCGAGACGCGGGGCCGCAACGGCACGTTCGTGGCTGCCGCCGGCTCGGCGGCGGATCGCGAGCTGGCGAGTGCGGCGCAGGCCTATGTGGAGCGGGCCCGGCGGCTCGGGCTCACGGAGGCCGATGCGCTGGCGGCGGTACGGGATGCCCTGCGGGCGGCTTACGGGGAGTAG
- a CDS encoding GNAT family N-acetyltransferase — protein MADEEIRPAGAADVPVVADVIDAAFRPYIARIGRVPQPMEEDHAANVAAGKVFVTGDPVTGLVVVEAFADHLFLDTIAVHPRAHGGGVGRRLLRFVDAHARALGLPEVRLYTNALMWENQKIYPRYGYERVERRVDGPYDRVHYRKRLL, from the coding sequence ATGGCAGACGAGGAGATCCGGCCGGCCGGGGCCGCCGACGTACCGGTCGTCGCGGATGTGATCGACGCGGCCTTCCGCCCCTACATCGCGCGCATCGGGCGGGTGCCACAGCCCATGGAGGAGGACCACGCGGCGAACGTGGCCGCGGGCAAGGTGTTCGTGACGGGCGATCCCGTGACCGGACTCGTCGTGGTCGAGGCGTTCGCGGACCATCTCTTCCTCGACACCATCGCCGTCCACCCCCGCGCGCACGGCGGAGGAGTGGGACGGCGGCTGCTGCGGTTCGTGGACGCACACGCGCGTGCACTGGGGCTGCCCGAGGTCAGGCTCTACACGAACGCGCTGATGTGGGAGAACCAGAAGATCTATCCGAGATACGGCTACGAACGGGTGGAACGCCGCGTGGACGGGCCCTACGACCGCGTCCACTACCGCAAGCGGCTGCTCTGA
- a CDS encoding lytic polysaccharide monooxygenase auxiliary activity family 9 protein, with translation MPARRQVATVAALGSLPLALTALTAAPAAAHGSMGDPVSRVSQCYAEGPESPKSAACKAAVAAGGTQALYDWNGIRIGDAGGRHQQLIPDGKLCSADNAEFKGLDLPRADWPATGVRSGSHTFKYRVTAPHKGTFKVYITKPGYDPAKPLAWKDLDLAKPVATSTDPAATGGFYTFSGTLPQRSGKHLLYAVWQRSDSPEAFYSCSDVSFGGGGGTAGGGGTAGGAAAPAPSASAPSEKQIKDGNAKSTVEHHGHGDNDPSTSAEPAAAPKESTPNRPKAAAPAPNRPEAAGATENLAETGGDSTTPYVAVGGAAALALGASALFLSARRRTASGGRQGR, from the coding sequence ATGCCCGCACGACGTCAGGTGGCCACCGTCGCAGCCCTCGGCAGCCTCCCGCTCGCCCTGACCGCGCTGACGGCGGCCCCGGCCGCCGCGCACGGTTCGATGGGCGACCCGGTCAGCCGGGTCTCGCAGTGCTACGCCGAGGGTCCCGAGAGCCCGAAGTCGGCCGCGTGCAAGGCGGCGGTCGCGGCGGGCGGCACCCAGGCCCTCTACGACTGGAACGGCATCCGCATCGGCGACGCGGGCGGCCGGCACCAGCAGCTCATACCGGACGGCAAGCTCTGCAGCGCCGACAACGCGGAGTTCAAGGGGCTCGACCTCCCCCGCGCCGACTGGCCCGCGACCGGCGTCCGCAGTGGCTCGCACACCTTCAAGTACCGCGTGACGGCCCCTCACAAGGGCACCTTCAAGGTCTACATCACCAAGCCCGGCTACGACCCGGCCAAGCCACTCGCCTGGAAGGACCTCGATCTCGCGAAGCCGGTCGCGACCTCCACCGACCCGGCCGCCACCGGCGGTTTCTACACCTTCTCCGGCACCCTGCCCCAGCGCTCCGGCAAGCACCTGCTGTACGCGGTCTGGCAGCGGTCGGACAGCCCGGAGGCGTTCTACTCCTGCTCGGACGTCAGCTTCGGCGGCGGTGGCGGCACGGCAGGCGGCGGTGGCACGGCAGGCGGCGCCGCCGCTCCGGCCCCGTCCGCCTCCGCTCCCAGCGAGAAGCAGATCAAGGACGGCAACGCCAAGTCGACCGTCGAGCACCACGGGCACGGCGACAACGACCCCAGCACCTCGGCGGAGCCGGCCGCGGCCCCGAAGGAGAGCACGCCGAACCGGCCGAAGGCCGCCGCACCCGCGCCCAACCGGCCCGAGGCGGCCGGCGCCACGGAGAACCTCGCCGAGACCGGCGGTGACAGCACCACCCCGTACGTCGCGGTCGGCGGCGCGGCGGCGCTGGCCCTGGGCGCCTCGGCCCTGTTCCTCTCGGCCAGGCGCCGGACGGCGAGCGGCGGCCGGCAGGGCCGCTGA
- a CDS encoding glycosyltransferase family 2 protein, with amino-acid sequence MSGPGISVVICAYTEDRWEDILAAVSSVHAQSRPALETLLVVDHNDTLRERLAKEYKEHKESSGGAVVRVLANAGPRGLSAGRNTGIAAARGEIVAFLDDDAVAERDWLRHFAEAYTDERVMAVGGRTVPVWASGRRPDWFPEEFDWVVGCTYRGLPRGRVRVRNVLGGNASFRRSAFDAAGGFATGIGRDGDKRPLGCEETELCIRLSRARPDAVLLIDDRAVIHHRVPGIREHFRYFRTRTYAEGLSKALVARSVGAGKGLESERRYATRVLPAGVARGLRDALLARPGGAGRAGAIVAGVLTAAGGYVVGSVRARRGGTTFRVPEVEVAARE; translated from the coding sequence TTGAGCGGTCCCGGCATCTCCGTCGTGATCTGCGCGTACACCGAGGACCGCTGGGAGGACATCCTCGCCGCGGTCTCCTCGGTCCACGCGCAGTCGCGGCCGGCCCTGGAGACGCTGCTGGTCGTCGATCACAACGACACGCTCCGGGAGCGGCTGGCCAAGGAGTACAAGGAGCACAAGGAGTCCTCCGGCGGCGCCGTGGTGCGGGTGCTCGCCAACGCGGGTCCCCGCGGCCTGTCCGCGGGCCGCAACACCGGCATCGCCGCGGCCCGCGGCGAGATCGTGGCCTTCCTCGACGACGACGCCGTGGCCGAGCGCGACTGGCTGCGGCACTTCGCCGAGGCGTACACCGACGAGCGGGTGATGGCGGTGGGCGGGCGCACGGTGCCGGTCTGGGCGTCGGGGCGGCGGCCGGACTGGTTCCCGGAGGAGTTCGACTGGGTGGTGGGCTGCACGTACCGGGGCCTGCCGCGCGGCCGGGTGCGGGTGCGCAACGTGCTCGGCGGCAACGCCTCGTTCCGCCGCAGCGCCTTCGACGCGGCGGGGGGCTTCGCCACCGGCATCGGCCGGGACGGCGACAAACGCCCACTGGGCTGCGAGGAGACGGAACTGTGCATCCGCCTCAGCCGCGCCCGGCCCGACGCGGTGCTGCTGATCGACGACCGGGCGGTGATCCATCACCGGGTGCCCGGGATCCGCGAGCACTTCCGCTACTTCCGCACCCGCACCTACGCCGAGGGCCTGTCCAAGGCCCTGGTGGCGCGGAGCGTCGGCGCCGGGAAGGGGCTGGAGTCGGAGCGGCGGTACGCCACCAGGGTCCTGCCGGCCGGGGTGGCCCGGGGGCTGCGGGACGCCCTGCTGGCCCGGCCGGGCGGCGCGGGCCGGGCGGGGGCGATCGTGGCCGGGGTGCTGACGGCGGCGGGCGGCTACGTCGTCGGCAGCGTCCGGGCGCGCCGCGGCGGGACCACGTTCCGGGTGCCCGAGGTGGAGGTGGCGGCCCGTGAGTGA